The Bacteroidota bacterium genome includes a region encoding these proteins:
- a CDS encoding 2OG-Fe(II) oxygenase gives MQNSFDTLVQSYIDTNVGIADDFLSLPLARLLKENLLLHFTENDFVAAGMGNNTLVTHNTAVRSDLIYWLDRKHDNVSENSFFDLMDKFIEFLNSSCYTGITGYEFHYALYEKNSFYKKHLDQFQNNKNRAFSMIMYLNSDWEIQDGGELCLHQNEKQQMISPISGKCVFFKSSEIEHEVLPTHEQRLSITGWLKTN, from the coding sequence TTGCAGAATTCTTTCGATACGCTTGTTCAAAGTTATATTGACACTAATGTTGGCATTGCAGATGATTTTTTAAGCCTGCCACTTGCCCGTCTTTTAAAAGAGAACTTATTGTTACATTTTACGGAAAACGATTTTGTTGCTGCCGGCATGGGTAATAATACATTGGTTACACATAATACCGCTGTTCGAAGTGATCTGATCTACTGGCTCGACCGGAAACATGATAATGTCTCTGAAAATAGTTTTTTTGATCTGATGGATAAATTCATAGAATTTTTAAACAGCAGTTGTTACACAGGCATTACAGGATATGAATTTCATTATGCATTGTATGAAAAAAATAGTTTTTATAAAAAACATCTCGACCAATTTCAAAACAATAAAAACAGGGCCTTTTCTATGATCATGTATCTAAATTCGGATTGGGAAATACAAGATGGCGGTGAATTATGTTTACATCAAAATGAAAAACAACAAATGATTTCTCCCATTAGTGGTAAGTGTGTGTTTTTTAAAAGCAGCGAAATTGAACACGAAGTTCTTCCAACCCATGAACAAAGATTAAGTATTACCGGTTGGCTAAAAACGAATTAA
- a CDS encoding glycosyltransferase — MKTQIKTCFIVPCYNEEIRLPVDDFETFLNVHPDTLICFVDDGSTDNTKNVLLQICEHYPDNSIYLEIKKNVGKAEAVRQGVLLCNSKYEHEFVAYLDADLSTTPEECLEMRNLFLQKIQFCFASRILRIGSVIKRKRYRFLIGRVIATFISTILHLKVYDTQCGCKMFTKKLSEEVFREKFYSRWLFDVEIFFRIIELFGREHVQDIMLEVPLRHWEDKGNSKISPWYFFVLWKDLFYIRQYYKKRQNSGQFKK, encoded by the coding sequence ATGAAAACGCAGATAAAAACATGTTTTATTGTACCCTGCTATAATGAGGAAATTCGTTTGCCTGTTGACGATTTTGAAACATTTTTAAATGTTCATCCCGACACTTTGATTTGTTTTGTAGATGATGGGTCTACAGATAATACAAAAAATGTCTTATTGCAAATATGCGAGCATTACCCTGACAATAGCATTTATCTTGAAATAAAAAAAAATGTCGGCAAAGCGGAAGCTGTTCGACAAGGGGTATTATTATGTAATAGTAAATATGAGCATGAATTTGTAGCATATCTGGATGCTGACCTTTCTACAACACCAGAGGAATGTTTGGAAATGCGAAATTTATTTCTGCAAAAAATTCAGTTTTGTTTTGCTTCAAGAATTTTGCGCATTGGCTCTGTAATAAAGAGAAAACGATATCGTTTCTTGATAGGAAGAGTAATTGCAACTTTTATTTCTACCATTTTGCATTTAAAGGTATATGATACTCAATGCGGTTGTAAAATGTTTACAAAGAAATTATCAGAAGAGGTTTTTCGGGAAAAATTTTATTCCAGATGGCTTTTTGATGTAGAGATCTTTTTCAGGATAATTGAATTGTTCGGCAGAGAACATGTGCAGGATATAATGCTGGAAGTGCCACTCCGTCATTGGGAGGATAAAGGCAATTCCAAAATATCACCCTGGTATTTTTTTGTACTTTGGAAGGATTTGTTTTATATCCGCCAGTATTATAAAAAACGGCAAAACTCCGGTCAATTTAAAAAGTGA
- a CDS encoding ABC transporter ATP-binding protein, producing the protein MYSIQTNDLSYHYSPNEQILNNICLQIPTGSIYGFLGPNGAGKTTTLRLLLGLLSNQHGDIEIFNKPFSTNRIEILKNIGTLIESPSIYAHLTASENLRVWQKLYQCPLIRIQKVLELVGLSDVGNKRAGKFSLGMKQRLAIAVALLHEPKLLILDEPTNGLDPNGILEMRLLLQKLNSELGITILISSHILSEIEKLVTHIGIIHKGELLMQGTLQELMNKQQLSNFIVLDTSSNEKAFSILSLNIADLQINNNKIILPFLEKSKIAEINQLLVKQKIDVYEISPEKNDLENIFMQLINKN; encoded by the coding sequence ATGTATAGTATTCAAACAAACGACCTTAGTTATCATTATTCACCAAACGAACAGATCTTAAACAATATTTGTCTGCAAATACCTACCGGTTCCATTTATGGTTTTTTGGGACCTAACGGAGCAGGCAAAACCACCACGCTTCGTTTATTGTTGGGTTTACTGTCAAATCAACATGGAGATATTGAAATATTTAATAAACCATTCTCCACCAATCGAATTGAAATATTAAAGAATATTGGAACACTCATCGAAAGTCCTTCCATTTATGCTCACCTTACAGCTTCTGAAAATTTGCGAGTATGGCAAAAATTATATCAATGCCCTTTAATTAGAATACAGAAAGTACTCGAACTGGTTGGGCTTTCAGATGTTGGCAATAAAAGGGCAGGTAAATTTTCCTTGGGAATGAAACAACGTTTGGCAATTGCGGTTGCTTTGCTGCATGAACCAAAATTATTGATACTGGATGAACCCACTAATGGTTTAGATCCGAATGGAATTTTGGAAATGAGACTATTACTCCAAAAATTAAATTCTGAACTTGGTATTACAATTTTGATTTCAAGTCATATTTTATCGGAGATTGAAAAATTGGTTACACATATCGGAATTATTCACAAAGGTGAACTCCTAATGCAGGGAACATTGCAAGAGTTAATGAACAAACAACAATTATCGAATTTTATTGTGCTGGATACCAGTTCCAATGAAAAAGCATTTTCTATCCTTTCACTAAATATTGCAGACTTGCAAATTAACAATAACAAGATCATCTTACCATTTCTAGAAAAAAGCAAGATAGCTGAAATAAATCAATTATTGGTAAAACAAAAAATTGATGTTTACGAAATTTCTCCTGAAAAAAATGATCTCGAAAATATATTTATGCAATTAATAAACAAAAATTAA